Proteins encoded within one genomic window of Armatimonadota bacterium:
- a CDS encoding PEP-CTERM sorting domain-containing protein, with product MRRILLVSVVAALATASQAFPLFPTIFGHDFNFGALNSQGPAEYATNGAAPDTLIYTPSSVDTEVTAYWPSWPLPPVFEVFNGAGVFGGDFLLQVQFDAQDAPYVGPGGVIDVSLTGTGMNGPGAADLVILGAIPGMGIPFTSLWEIDLRDVSLYGVSGHTSYVLEGAGTIVGGFIPLEVAPHLLGESGVMRGNLDFIDAPAGWMPSEYDPLDDVGSFGIETAYSGETGWGEPVPEPASMIALGLGVAALVARRRRKRAA from the coding sequence ATGAGACGAATACTTTTAGTTTCGGTCGTAGCCGCCTTGGCCACTGCGTCACAGGCGTTTCCCCTTTTCCCGACGATCTTCGGGCACGATTTCAATTTTGGGGCGCTAAACTCGCAAGGCCCGGCCGAGTATGCAACCAACGGCGCAGCCCCCGATACGCTCATTTACACGCCGTCTAGCGTCGACACAGAGGTGACGGCGTACTGGCCGTCGTGGCCCTTGCCTCCCGTCTTCGAGGTTTTCAATGGAGCTGGCGTATTCGGCGGAGACTTTCTCCTGCAAGTGCAGTTTGACGCACAGGACGCGCCTTACGTCGGTCCTGGCGGCGTAATTGACGTCAGCTTGACAGGCACTGGTATGAACGGCCCGGGTGCGGCTGATTTGGTCATCTTGGGCGCGATCCCCGGCATGGGGATTCCGTTCACGTCGCTTTGGGAGATCGACTTACGGGACGTTTCACTGTACGGCGTATCTGGCCATACATCTTATGTGCTCGAGGGCGCAGGTACGATCGTGGGCGGCTTCATTCCGCTGGAAGTGGCCCCGCATTTGTTGGGTGAGTCCGGCGTGATGCGCGGCAATTTGGATTTCATCGACGCTCCGGCTGGCTGGATGCCGTCGGAGTACGATCCATTGGACGACGTTGGAAGCTTCGGAATAGAAACGGCATACTCCGGCGAGACTGGATGGGGCGAGCCGGTGCCAGAGCCTGCTAGCATGATTGCCCTCGGACTCGGCGTTGCAGCGCTCGTCGCGCGTCGTCGAAGAAAGCGCGCAGCGTAA